Proteins from a single region of Streptomyces spinoverrucosus:
- a CDS encoding 3-hydroxyacyl-CoA dehydrogenase NAD-binding domain-containing protein encodes MTESTTIRWEQDETGVVTLVLDDPGQSANTMNQAFRDSLAAITDRLEAEKEAIRGIIFTSAKKTFFAGGDLRDLIRVTPETAQELFDGGLAIKRDLRRIETLGKPVVAAMNGAALGGGYEIALACHHRVALDAPGSKIGCPEVTLGLLPGGGGVVRTVRLLGIADALLKVLLQGTQYSPGRALENGLIHEVASTPEEMLAKARAFIDANPESQQPWDRPGYKIPGGTPANPKFAANLPAFPANLRKQTNGAPYPAPRNILAAAVEGSQVDFETAQVIEARYFVELAAGQTSKNMIQAFFFDLQAVNSGANRPKGIESRQVRKVAVLGAGMMGAGIAYSCARAGIEVVLKDVSLEAALKGRSYSEKLCAKAVAKGRTTQEKADALLARIAPTAEVQDLAGCDAVIEAVFEDTSLKHKVFQEIEQVVAPDALLCSNTSTLPITALAEGVERQGDFIGLHFFSPVDKMPLVEIIKGERTGDEALARAFDLVRQINKTPIVVNDSRGFFTSRVIGHFINEGVAMVGEGIEPASVEQAAAQAGYPAKVLSLMDELTLTLPRKIRNETKRAVEEAGGTWTPHPAEAVIDRMVDEFGRTGRSGGAGFYEYGEDGKRAGLWPGLREHFTRAGAEIPFRDMQERMLFSEALDTVRLLEEGVLTSVADANIGSIFGIGFPGWTGGVLQYINGYEGGLPGFVARARELAERYGDRFTPPALLVEKAEKGEPFSDSARS; translated from the coding sequence ATGACCGAGAGCACCACCATCCGCTGGGAGCAGGACGAGACCGGCGTCGTCACCCTCGTCCTCGACGACCCGGGCCAGTCCGCGAACACCATGAACCAGGCGTTCCGGGACTCCCTTGCCGCGATCACGGACCGGCTGGAGGCCGAGAAGGAAGCGATCCGCGGCATCATCTTCACCTCCGCCAAGAAGACCTTCTTCGCCGGCGGCGACCTGCGCGACCTGATCCGCGTCACCCCCGAGACCGCCCAGGAGCTGTTCGACGGCGGACTGGCGATCAAGCGCGACCTGCGCCGCATCGAGACCCTGGGCAAGCCGGTCGTCGCCGCGATGAACGGCGCGGCCCTGGGCGGCGGTTACGAGATCGCCCTCGCCTGCCACCACCGCGTCGCCCTCGACGCGCCCGGCTCCAAGATCGGCTGCCCCGAGGTCACCCTCGGCCTGCTGCCCGGAGGCGGCGGCGTGGTCCGCACGGTCCGCCTGCTGGGCATCGCCGACGCCCTCCTCAAGGTGCTCCTCCAGGGCACCCAGTACAGCCCTGGGCGCGCGCTGGAGAACGGCCTGATCCACGAGGTGGCGTCGACCCCGGAGGAGATGCTCGCCAAGGCGCGCGCCTTCATCGACGCCAACCCCGAGTCCCAGCAGCCCTGGGACCGGCCGGGCTACAAGATCCCCGGCGGCACGCCCGCCAACCCCAAGTTCGCCGCCAACCTGCCCGCCTTCCCGGCCAATCTGCGCAAGCAGACGAACGGCGCCCCCTACCCGGCGCCGCGCAACATCCTCGCGGCCGCCGTCGAGGGCTCCCAGGTCGACTTCGAGACCGCCCAGGTCATCGAGGCCCGCTACTTCGTGGAACTGGCGGCAGGCCAGACCTCGAAGAACATGATCCAGGCGTTCTTCTTCGACCTCCAGGCCGTCAACTCCGGCGCCAACCGCCCCAAGGGCATCGAGTCCCGCCAGGTCCGCAAGGTCGCCGTCCTCGGCGCCGGGATGATGGGCGCCGGCATCGCCTACTCGTGCGCCCGCGCCGGCATCGAGGTCGTCCTGAAGGACGTCTCCCTGGAGGCCGCCCTCAAGGGCAGGAGCTACTCCGAGAAGCTGTGCGCCAAGGCCGTCGCCAAGGGCCGTACGACGCAGGAGAAGGCCGACGCGCTGCTGGCCCGCATCGCGCCCACCGCCGAGGTCCAGGACCTCGCGGGCTGCGACGCGGTGATCGAGGCCGTCTTCGAGGACACCTCGCTCAAGCACAAGGTCTTCCAGGAGATCGAGCAGGTCGTCGCGCCGGACGCGCTGCTGTGCTCCAACACCTCCACGCTGCCCATCACCGCCCTCGCCGAGGGCGTCGAGCGCCAGGGCGACTTCATCGGGCTGCACTTCTTCTCGCCGGTCGACAAGATGCCGCTGGTCGAGATCATCAAGGGCGAGCGGACCGGCGACGAGGCCCTCGCCCGGGCCTTCGACCTGGTCCGGCAGATCAACAAGACGCCGATCGTCGTCAACGACTCGCGCGGCTTCTTCACCTCCCGGGTGATCGGCCACTTCATCAACGAGGGCGTGGCGATGGTCGGCGAGGGCATCGAGCCCGCGTCCGTCGAACAGGCGGCGGCCCAGGCGGGCTACCCGGCCAAGGTGCTGTCCCTGATGGACGAGCTGACGCTCACGCTCCCGCGCAAGATCCGCAACGAGACGAAGCGGGCCGTGGAGGAGGCGGGCGGCACCTGGACCCCGCACCCGGCGGAGGCCGTCATCGACCGCATGGTCGACGAGTTCGGCCGCACCGGCCGCAGCGGCGGCGCCGGCTTCTACGAGTACGGGGAGGACGGCAAGCGCGCGGGGCTGTGGCCCGGACTGCGGGAGCACTTCACGCGCGCCGGCGCCGAGATCCCCTTCCGGGACATGCAGGAGCGGATGCTCTTCTCCGAGGCGCTCGACACCGTCCGCCTGCTGGAGGAGGGCGTGCTGACGTCGGTCGCCGACGCCAACATCGGTTCCATCTTCGGCATCGGCTTCCCGGGCTGGACCGGCGGCGTCCTGCAGTACATCAACGGCTACGAGGGCGGCCTGCCCGGCTTCGTGGCCCGCGCGCGTGAGCTCGCCGAGCGCTACGGGGACCGCTTCACGCCGCCGGCGCTGCTGGTGGAGAAGGCGGAGAAGGGGGAGCCGTTCAGCGACTCAGCCCGATCCTGA
- a CDS encoding acetyl-CoA C-acetyltransferase has protein sequence MTTEAYVYDAIRTPRGRGKANGALHGTKPIDLVVGLIHELRDRFPSLDPAAIDDIVLGVVGPVGDQGSDIARIAAVAAGLPDTVAGVQENRFCASGLEAVNMAAMKVRSGWEDLVLAGGVESMSRVPMASDGGAWFNDPMTNLAVNFVPQGIGADLIATVEGFSRRDVDEYAALSQERAATAWKEGRFERSVVPVKDRSGLVVLDHDEHMRPGTTADSLAKLKPSFADIGDLGGFDAVALQKYHWVEQIDHVHHAGNSSGIVDGAALVAIGSKEVGERHGLTPRARIVSVAVSGSEPTIMLTGPAPATRKALAKAGLTIDDIDLVEINEAFAAVVLRFVKDMGLSLDKVNVNGGAIALGHPLGATGAMILGTLVDELERQDKRFGLATLCVGGGMGIATVVERV, from the coding sequence GTGACCACCGAAGCGTACGTGTACGACGCGATCCGCACCCCGCGCGGACGGGGCAAGGCGAACGGCGCCCTGCACGGCACCAAGCCCATCGACCTGGTCGTCGGACTCATCCACGAACTCCGCGACCGTTTCCCGAGCCTGGACCCCGCCGCCATCGACGACATCGTGCTCGGTGTGGTCGGCCCGGTGGGCGACCAGGGCTCCGACATCGCCCGGATCGCCGCCGTCGCCGCCGGACTGCCGGACACGGTGGCGGGCGTGCAGGAGAACCGCTTCTGTGCGTCCGGCCTGGAGGCCGTCAACATGGCCGCGATGAAGGTCCGTTCGGGCTGGGAGGACCTCGTCCTCGCGGGCGGCGTCGAGTCGATGTCCCGGGTGCCGATGGCCTCGGACGGCGGCGCCTGGTTCAACGACCCGATGACCAACCTCGCGGTGAACTTCGTCCCGCAGGGCATCGGCGCCGACCTGATCGCCACCGTCGAGGGCTTCTCCCGCCGCGACGTCGACGAGTACGCGGCGCTGTCGCAGGAACGGGCGGCGACGGCCTGGAAGGAGGGCCGCTTCGAGCGCTCGGTCGTGCCGGTGAAGGACCGCAGCGGCCTGGTCGTCCTCGACCACGACGAGCACATGCGCCCCGGCACCACCGCCGACTCGCTCGCCAAGCTGAAGCCGTCGTTCGCGGACATCGGCGACCTGGGCGGCTTCGACGCGGTGGCGCTGCAGAAGTACCACTGGGTGGAGCAGATCGACCACGTGCACCACGCGGGCAACTCCTCCGGCATCGTCGACGGCGCCGCCCTCGTCGCGATCGGCTCCAAGGAGGTGGGGGAGCGCCACGGCCTCACCCCGCGCGCGCGGATCGTCTCCGTCGCCGTCTCCGGCTCCGAGCCCACCATCATGCTCACCGGCCCCGCCCCCGCCACCCGCAAGGCGCTCGCCAAGGCCGGGCTCACCATCGACGACATCGACCTCGTCGAGATCAACGAGGCCTTCGCCGCGGTCGTCCTGCGCTTCGTGAAGGACATGGGCCTGTCCCTGGACAAGGTCAACGTCAACGGCGGCGCCATCGCCCTAGGCCACCCGCTCGGCGCCACCGGCGCGATGATCCTCGGCACCCTCGTCGACGAACTGGAGCGCCAGGACAAGCGGTTCGGCCTCGCCACGCTGTGCGTCGGCGGCGGCATGGGCATCGCCACCGTCGTCGAGCGCGTCTGA